From the genome of Ziziphus jujuba cultivar Dongzao chromosome 4, ASM3175591v1:
TCCAAGTCTTCATGACACTCATCAAATATATTCCTCAGGTAGGAATTCCCTATCCCTTTTGAGTTTTTCTATTACCACCTTAACAAGCTAcatgttttgtttttgaaaaatattttgtaatatagGCAATCATGAACTTCACGAGGAAAAGTACAGACGGATTCAGCATTGGCAACATTTTGCTTGATTTTACGGGAGGGATAGCAAATTATTTACAAATGGCTGTGCAGTCTATAGATCAAAGTTTGACATCTTTCCTCAACCAAATTGTTATTTCCATATGATGTTATGCATTCTGTGCTATTTCTTCTAAACTTgcgaacattttttttttctctcagatTCTTGGGTGAACTTTTATGGAAACATAGGGAAGACCCTGCTATCTTTGGTATGGGATTTCTTCCTCGATTCTcacttattttttatcaattcaaGACCGGTGTGAAACATTCATTCATCAGTATCTAGCATCattcttttttccatttaatgTATATTTTCAATAGTCAATTAGTTGCTAACACAGTATTCTTCTTTCATGAAATACACTGTTGCAGATATCTATATTCTTCGACCTTCTTTTCATGTGTCAACATTACTTACTGTATCCTAAGAACAGAGCACTTATACCTCTTATAAGCAGCAAGGATGGCAAAGAACCGCTTATTAAGCCGTCTTCTTCTGATCAACCAAAGCCTGAAAATGTGGATCACCCACAGCTAGAAAATGTATGAGGCTCAGGTTGGGTTTCATGATGGATATCGGCTTCATGTTTTtgtaatataaaatcaatttgaagtCTTTGGGAAATTGCTTGCAATCCTTGCACGTTTTTTATATACAGAAAATGGTTGAATTTACCACATAGTTTGGAGCATTTGAAATTGCCCAAAAATTGTAAAACATTTAGTTTTGTAAGAAAGTATTTACTTTAAAAGGTATTATAACAATTTCTTTGATGTTATAAGATTTACATGTTTTCtgtgcaaaagaaaagaagaaaagaaaatttgatgtTATTCTTTATTAGATTAACATGTTTTctatccaaaagaaaaagaaaatttaacagcGAAAAAGACACCGAAACAAACTACATGATATACATTCGTTGTTTCATTTACTTCCTACCATAACTATACTcctaaaaagaaagaggaaaggCTTTACACAACAAGTAAAGGTCCCAACAGGATAGACGacagatattattattattattacttttttaaaaacaaaaaattgattggattataattaatctaatttgaCGAGACACAGTGGAGTTGAAAGAGAGAACCTTGTTTTCAAGATGAATTGTATTATTGACTATGACTTGAAAAGGCAAGCCCCTGCTTAAACTCTTAAAAAAGGATAGAGAAAAAATGCCAGAGTAATGAATGAAGCTTTATTAATGAAGCAACAACTTCACCCTTTTGTCTCATTTATAGAGAAATAAATACATGATCCTGCATTTAGAAAAGTCTTAATATGGGTAATTCTCGTTCGAAGGAAGGGCTTATTTGGAGACTTGGTAATGGTTGTTGTAAGGTTAAGTTCTTGGAGGATATTTAGTGTTCTAAAGTCTCCTCTAAAGAACTGGAGTGTTGATGATTTAAATCATGATTGGAATTTAAAGGTTGCTGATATGATTAAAGGAGGGGGTTGGGGATATGAATATTCTTGGGAATATGATTCAAAGTGAGGTGATTCAAGAGTTTCTTAGTATACCTATGTCTCTGGCTCAATCTGTGGAAGTGTGGAGTAATTTGGAAGTTAAGACTGCCCAGggtctccccccccccccccccccccccccaaaaaaaaaaaaaaaaaaaaggaataaaaaatatctttgaaaAAGGAGGAGGAAAAGGCTTTTACAACAAGTAAAAGGTTGCAAGAGGACGACATATTCAATGTAGTTGAAAAGAGAGAACGTTGTTTTCAAGATAAATTACATTGACTATGACTTTTAAAGGTAAACCCCCGCTTGCATTAAAAGTTTTGAACAGACCCACTAATCCAACGGTCCATATTAATTATGAAGATGAAAGGAGTGAGGTCAGCAAAAATGGTGTCAACAAAAACACAGTTCAAAATGTATGTGGAtgcattattgtttttcttcatcATATTTGGATTCGTTGTGTTGTTAACCCTGGCACACAGTGGGTAGTGAGGAAAACAGAGCAAAATCAAATGGCATCATGGAATTCGATTCCACTGGAAATCACGTACAGAGTTTTCGGTTGGATTGCTTTTTTTTGTTGGGCTGTTGGTGGCTACCCACAAGTCATCTTGAATTTCCGTAGAAAAAGGTATTTCAgtaacagatttttttttttttttttttttttttggtctcccTTTCCTGTTCTTTTATTCTGTTCTTCCACACATGGATGTAATCACATCTTCTCACTTAGTTTCTTCAAACCTTTTGTTGGTGTTTGGGAACTGATTGTTGTGAGCTTATTAGTGTTGTGGGGTTGAACTTTGATTTTGTGGTGCTGAATTTGACGAAGCACTCCTCCTATCTCATATACAATGCCACTCTCTACTTTAGCTCCACTGTTCAAAACCAGTACTTGGAGAAGTATGGCTTCCAACAGGTTTGTTTGTGTTTCCCGCCATTCAATTCCTTTTTCTCATTTCTTGGGCTATGAATTTGACAGCTATATGATAGCGGGTAGGCAATATTTTAGGTTCATTAAGATTGATTATATTCGATGATGATGAAAAAATGTAGACttgagagatttttttttttatgataattcaTTGAGTTGTATGTTGTTTTTGGCAGATGATACCCGTGGCATTAAATGATGTCATTTTCTCAGCTCATGCTGTTCTCTTGACGATAGTTGGCTTGTTTCAAATTGCAATTTATGAAGTAAGTGTTTTCACTCACTCTTTCAATCCAAGTTAATTATCATTTTGTcagtatatttattatattgtcATAGTTTTGAATTTGTGCTTTCTTCCTTGTGCTGATGGCGGCTTTTGAGTAGCGCGGAGCTCAGAGAGTCTCCAAGATTAGTATTGCAATTGTTGGTGCTGCATGGTTTATGGCTGGGGTTTGTTTTTTCATAGCTTTGCCGACACATTCTTGGCTTTGGCTCATCTCCATTTTTAAGTAAGATCCATGAGAGTtaattttctatcattttttttttttattattattattatctggGGGCTTCTAAAACCATTGAACTTTGGCTTGGCCTGTCATATCCCCTATATCTTGCTTCAAAATAGTGCCTTATCTGGTAATTGAGAgggagcaaaaaaaaaaaaaaagtacctgTATTTACCTATTCCTGTTATACTAATATAATTCTTCGACATTGAAATGTGTGGATTAAATTTGGTTTCAAATAATGATGATTGATCAATTAATCTGCAGCTCAATCCAAGTTTTTATGACACTCATCAAGTATATTCCCCAGGTCAGAACAATCTTGTCCTTTCGATATTTCCATATTCAGTGGGATGTTACTATTGGATATAACCTATATGCAATTCCTTCCAAAGTAGACCGTCTTAAGTTAGACACTGTGTTTGAATGAGACATTAATGAAATATAGGCATTGATGAACTTCATGCGGAAGAGCACGACTGGATTCAGCATCGGCGGCATCTTGTTTGATTTTTCTGGAGGCGTGACAAATTTTTCACAGATGGCTGTGCAGTCTATAGATCAAGGTTTGTTATATTTCCTCAATCAATTCACACTTCTCCATACGATGTTATGCTTTTCACATAATGTATTTTCAAACTGGTTAACTTTTTCAGGTTCTTGGGTGAACTTGTATGGGAATGTAGGCAAGACAATGATATCTTTGGTATGGATTCTTACATGCAAtatgtttctttctttagcAAATTTTCAGAATTATGTTTTGTCATGCTCTTGCTAGTTGATCGCTCGATAGAACTAGTCCGTAGTTTCTAACAACCTTATTCTTTACCCTTGCagatatctattttttttgacCTTATTTTCATGGCTCAGCATTACTTGCTATATTCTTCCAATAGGGCACTGATCCCGCCTCCTAAAAGCAGCAAGGAAGTAGAGCCACTGGTCAAGTCTTCTTCTGATCATTTGGAAAACGTCTGAGGCTTTGGTTGTGGTTCCACTTCATATTTTTCCATGTAAAGATCAGATATGTTTTTGGAAATATGGTGGCCATTTTACTTCTGTGTTGGGGAAGGTCATTTGCTTTAAAAGGATTGTATACTTGAAAGAACCTCTATTTTTGcgtatagaaaaataattaagttcTGTGTAAACACTATATAGTTTGTAAGTAAAAATAGTACTTATTATAaggcaataaaaataatatgtaccACTTTTTTGTTGTTGCTGTATAATGTAATATCTAATAGATTTACAGAGAAACCGAATGGATTCCAAAAAACACACATTTTAGGCaccaaaaacaaccaaaaaaaaaaaagatgcttaTTTGTCTTCTATGCTAGAAAAAGAGATTGTTACACATAAGGTTCTAGGAAGCTGACAGTGGAGGACAGGAAGAAGAATGGAGATGAATGATCTAAAGCAGTCGCAATAATCCAAAGGGTTCATATTAGAGTCCTGGTACCAGTAATGGGAAGTTGTTCAAGTGAGATGGTCAGCAAAAAATGGCTGCAGCAGCTACGCAACAATCCAGAAAAAGTATTCCAAAGAATTTGTCTGTATAAACAGCCATTGTTCATTCCTTTTGTTGAAATGATAATCAACAAAAACTGTCCTCACTGCAACCTAAAAAGAATGATGGAAAAGATCAATCGGGCttggtatttttatttacagTGCCAAGTTTATAAGTCACATAATTTTGTatctattaattattctttttattgaatgaatatgtttttttaatataaatatatttcttattacttaaatgaatatatattaacTCAAAATCACAGTTGCAGATATCTATTTTCTTTGACCTTGTCTTCTTGTGTCAACATTTGTTGCTATGTCCTACCAAAAAAGCATTGATCCCTCGTAAAAGCAGTTGGGAAAGCAAGCGGCCACTTGTCAATTCTTCCCCTAGTCACCCCTAacacatttatttgttttgtttattttgaagcAAACACGAATatctttaacatttttttataaatatttttttgatatataatgtgtgtatatatatatatattattgtgtgAGGCATCTTTTTCCAAGTAAATGGCACAGAAGTACACAATATAACACCATTGCAGAACACTTATTGCAAGATAgtatgatatataataatatctaaaattaaCCTAAAAAAGGTGTAAAATTGTCCGAAAGAGATTGGTATTTATGTATTCAGTCGTAAATGAACAGATAATATATATGAGATCCTAACAATGGAAACAGAAAAGGAGGgggaattaataataataaaaatactgcATAACACTAAATTATCAAAATCGAAAAAGGAGTTTAGCTAGACTTCTTTTCTAATAATGTGAATGAAAcaaatttaaagtttatttatgaGGTGGAATATCTGAtttcaaagggaaaaaaaaaaaaaccaatgataataataatgtaaattaattaattaatatttttaagtaGTGAGAAGCAGGGCCGGCTTAAGGCCAATGCCTAGGGCCCCATTttatgggggccaaaaaaaaaaaaaaaatatatatatatatatatatgtatttattaaatagaaattggggcaaaaaaaaattatatatatatatatatatttattaaatagaaattggggcaaaaaaaaatttatatatatatatatatatatgtatttattaaatagaacagttataaaaatattctaaatcatttctaattaattattttatttgggatGAATTCTAATGGACCATTTATTGTGATAATTAtctttagttatttttatttttgaaaataacatcatttatttttaattattaaatttgtttcgtaatgtatgaatttattattttgtgttaatataGTTTCAgtgcaaaaaaaatttttaaaattaaaattaataaaattttatttatgttcaacTATGTTTTCACATaacttaataatttaatcattttattaattaaaaaaattattataaaattttgaatataaacatttaattagcaactttagattaaaaaaccaaaaaaaaaaaaaaaaaaaaacacggtCATGGTGAGAAGAGTATTTTAAAAAACGTGGACCTGAAAAGTGTGAGCTTGAAGGGAACAGGCTTTGGTAAAAATCGTGTTTGCAATAATGCATACTTGTCAAACAAGTAATTAAAGTTTGTATCATCCAAGAattctatttaataaaaaaagtataaaaataaaggcTGGGTAATACTAGCCGGAAGagtgtatatatacacatacatactaAGCCAAAGATAGTCTTAGAAAAGTCTCAAAATAATGAATATGATCTTCACTGCCATGTCTGCCTTATTCTCCCAAGAAATCTTCAAAGAAAGGTTATTTGTCTGCCTTATTTGGCTGCTTCCTCTTCATCAAAGATTTCTTGGGTGGGATAAGGGAGAGATTCCATAGAAGACAACGATGAAAGATTTGGCTTCCTCTTGAATGAGAAATCTTCAAAGAAAGGTTGTTATTTGGCTGCTTCATCTTCATCAAAGATTTCTTTGGTGGTGTAAGGGAGAGATTGCAGAGAAGACAAATGATGAAAGATTTGGCTACCTCTTCCATTAAactcttttcttgtttttattttttgtttatttttttggttttttaaattctaaaagcaGAATGAGAATATCGACAaactttggttttatttttttattttttattaagttaTTATTGCAGTGGAATTGTAATAGTTAAAACTCATATAATAAGGTAAGGAATTCACTAGCCACTAATGGTTATTTTATTTGGCTACTTATGAGAAAGAATTGACTTCTTTTCCattcaacttttttattttatttttataaatatttttatctgttttttagTTTGCTTCCTTTCCTTCAATTAGGGTGAAAAATTGGCAAATACGAATTTATGGAACTAATGGTACTTGATCGTTTAAATTCTCAATTCGTAGCCCATGATTACTACGCGgtctatcaaaaatattttaacttgtGTGAATCTACAGGTTGTGGGTTATTATTACCAacagtgatgatgatgatgatgcattAAGCTTTTGTACTGTGGGTTTTTTGTTGGATCAGCTAGAAAGAGACGAAGATTGGTGAAACATTGTTTTAtcctactttttgttttaatatttgcaattcttttatgttttcaaaattgtacaacttgaataaaaattatattcactaaaaatttaatttgttttaattctattggtttgaaaaacaaaattaatcgtccaaataatttaaaaaagggCGCCTACATAACAATAACAATCCAGAGAGAAAGCAAACAAATGTGGTCGTATAATTGGCATTGTTCATTTTTGTGTCATCTACGGAATTGGGAACACAGcccaagaaaaaacaaaaaaaataaaaacagtttgAAAACTGTTCAACAAATGGCATTGTGGCTTTATAAATTGCCATGGTTCATTCCTTTTGCTGAAATGAGAATCAACAAAAACTGTCCTCATTTAAACTTAAAAGGATGGAAAAGATCGATCTGGTTTGGT
Proteins encoded in this window:
- the LOC107415208 gene encoding cystinosin homolog produces the protein MTFKGKPPLALKVLNRPTNPTVHINYEDERSEVSKNGVNKNTVQNVCGCIIVFLHHIWIRCVVNPGTQWVVRKTEQNQMASWNSIPLEITYRVFGWIAFFCWAVGGYPQVILNFRRKSVVGLNFDFVVLNLTKHSSYLIYNATLYFSSTVQNQYLEKYGFQQMIPVALNDVIFSAHAVLLTIVGLFQIAIYERGAQRVSKISIAIVGAAWFMAGVCFFIALPTHSWLWLISIFNSIQVFMTLIKYIPQALMNFMRKSTTGFSIGGILFDFSGGVTNFSQMAVQSIDQGSWVNLYGNVGKTMISLISIFFDLIFMAQHYLLYSSNRALIPPPKSSKEVEPLVKSSSDHLENV